The Numenius arquata unplaced genomic scaffold, bNumArq3.hap1.1 HAP1_SCAFFOLD_1868, whole genome shotgun sequence genomic interval CTCATTGTCCCCATGTCCAGGGTGTCCCCATAGCAGTGTCTggggtgtccccattgtccccatgtccagggtgtccccattgtccccatgccCAGAGTGTCCCCACGGCAGTGTCTggggtgtccccattgtccccatgccTGAGGTGTCCCCATAGCAATGTCTGGGGTGTCCCATTGTCCCCATGGCAGTGTCTggggtgtccccattgtccccatgtccaaGGGGTCCCCATGGCAATGTCTggggtgtccccattgtccccatgtccaaGGGTCCCCATGGCAGTGTCTggggtgtccccattgtccccatgtccagggtgtccccattgtccccatgccCAGAGTGTCCCCACGGCAGTGTCTggggtgtccccattgtccccatgccTGAGGTGTCCCCATAGCAATGTCTGGGGTGTCCCATTGTCCCCATGGCAGTGTCTggggtgtccccattgtccccatgccTGGGGTGTCCCATTGTCCCCATGCCTGAGGtgtccccatggcagtgcccCTGGTGTCACCACGAGGACAACGCACAGCAAcacccccccgggacaccccgtGCCCTGCGGTGACAGGGTGACCtctatgtatgtgtgtgtccccccaatttgtgtgtgtcccccccccagttgCAGCCCTGACGGCGGCGCTGGAGGCCGAGATGTCCAAGGAGCTGCCAGACCTGggtgcgtgtgtccccccccgccttgtCCCCTCCCTTCCCGCGGGTGACACCCTCGGACGCGTCCCCAACCTCTGCCTGTCTCCAAACCCCCTTATCCATGCGTCCGTGTGtcgtcccccaccaccaccaccgtgtcACCGGGACCCTCTCCACAGCCTCCCAGACCTTCCAGTTGTACAACGAAGACCACGACATGTGCGTGGAGACCAGGGGACAAGACCTGACGGTGACAACCTGCCAACCCCAAGCGGTGGCCCAACGCTTCCAATGGTTGCCGGGGGGTCGcctgtggggttgggggggtcgACGGTGCATTACGGCCACCAGTAGCCAAAACCTGGCCCTGGTGAAACTGGAAACGTGTCGGGAGGATACTGGGCTGCAGCGGTGGGAGTGCGGGGCCGGCGGGTTGTTGGCCTTGGCCGgttttaagctgtattttaattACGGCAACAACCGGCAGAAGACGGTGATGCTTTATTCCGGAGACCGGGAATGGAGCCGCTGGGTCATCCCCGAGAGCAAGGAAACCCTCTGTTCCCGTTCCggttagtgtgtgtgtgtgtgtgtcccccccccccaccttcctaaatttaaatttttaaatatttagagtTTTGGGTTCAGAAATTTCAGCCCCGAGTTGGAAAAGCCGCGGTTGAAGCGAAGCTTAAATCGATCGAATTGCGGATTTCGGGGGATTTAAGGGATTTAATCGAATCCTAAATGAGGCCAAATCCCAAAGGGGATCCCGAAACCAGTCCCAAGCCTAAAGATAGAGGATTGAACCCAATCCTGACCCCAAGGGGACCCCGAAACCAGTCCTAACCCGAAATATATGGGATTTAACCCAATCCTGACCCAGTCTAAACCAGTCTTAACCCAAAATATAGAGGATTTAACCCAATCCTGACCCTAAGGGGACCCAAAACCAGTCCTAACCCTAAAGATAGAGGATTTAACCCAATCCTGACCCCAAGGGGACCCCGAAACCAGTCCTAACCCGAAATATATGGGATTTAACCCAATCCTGACCCAGTCTAAACCAGTCTTAACCCAAAATATAGAGGATTTAACCCAATCCTGACCCTAAGGGGACCCAAAACCAGTCCTAACCCTAAAGATAGAGGATTGAACCCAATCCTGACCCTAAGGGGACCCCGAAACCAGTCCTAACCCTAAAGATAGAGGATTGAACCCAATCCTGACCCTAAGGGGACCCAAAACCAGTCCTAACCCTAAAGATAGAGGATTTAACCCAATCCTGACCCCAAGGGGACCCCGAAACCAGTCCTAACCCGAAATATATGGGATTTAACCCAATCCTGACCCAATCCTGACCCCAAGGGCACCCCAAATCCAGTCCTAACCCTAAAGATAGAGGATTGAACCCAATCCTGACCCCAAGGGGACCCTGAAACCAGTCCTAACCTGAAATATATGGGATTTAACCCAATCCTGACCCAGTCTAAACCCGTCCTAGCCCTAAATATACAGGATTTAATCCAGTCCAAACTCCAAGGGGACCCCGAAACCAGTCCTAACCCGAAATATAGAGGATTTAACCCAACCCTGACCCAGTctaaaacccccaaaccagtcCCAACCCTAAAGATAGAGGATTGAACCCAATCCTGACTCCAACGGAACCCCAAATCCAGTCCTAACCCTAAATATATTGGATTTAACCCAATTCTGACCCAGTCTAAACCAGTCCTAGCCCTAAATATACAGGATTTAATCCAGTCCAAACCTCAAGGGCACCCCAAATCCAGTCCTAACCCAAAATATAGAGGATTTAACCCAATCCTGACCCAGTCTAAACCAGTCCTAGCCCTAAATAGAGAGGATTTAACCCAATCGCAGCCCAATCCCAACTCCAAATCAGTCCTAACCTTAAATATAGAGGATTTAACCCAACCCTGACCCAGTctaa includes:
- the LOC141477968 gene encoding C-type lectin domain family 4 member E-like, encoding MSKELPDLASQTFQLYNEDHDMCVETRGQDLTVTTCQPQAVAQRFQWLPGGRLWGWGGRRCITATSSQNLALVKLETCREDTGLQRWECGAGGLLALAGFKLYFNYGNNRQKTVMLYSGDREWSRWVIPESKETLCSRSVCSPCPKGWSYFGNSCYFYSKMASSWENARRFCSVLGTELLEVEGAEEKDHLKSLLQSSSWLGISDAETEGTWKRGNGTVLSRENSWWHRNEPNGGEQENCAAVREDGQWYDYPCTHKLRWVCEGHP